In Drosophila simulans strain w501 chromosome X, Prin_Dsim_3.1, whole genome shotgun sequence, one DNA window encodes the following:
- the LOC6725928 gene encoding uncharacterized protein LOC6725928, whose amino-acid sequence MDQQQLIASVHPVHTQLQESQSFQATHRAHLKVSEMNSVTVLAIFAASLAFCAGDVSHLSRSYLPPLSGGYSGYSSYPSYSSGSGYYSGGASYASPIISSSYKNYAVPQYTTYATPSRTYLPADAGYTGYSGYSGYSGYNGLDTKYGSNGGYVY is encoded by the exons ATGGATCAGCAACAGTTGATCGCCAGCGTCCATCCGGTGCATACACAGCTCCAAGAATCCCAATCCTTTCAAGCAACACATCGTGCTCACCTAAAAGTTTCCGAAATG AACTCCGTAACCGTACTCGCCATCTTCGCCGCCTCCTTGGCCTTCTGTGCCGGCGATGTGTCGCACTTGTCGCGCAGCTATCTGCCTCCTTTGAGCGGCGGGTACTCCGGCTACTCCTCGTATCCGTCGTACTCGAGCGGATCTGGTTATTACTCGGGCGGCGCTAGCTATGCCTCGCCGATCATCTCGTCCAGCTACAAGAACTACGCGGTGCCGCAGTACACCACCTATGCCACGCCCTCGCGCACCTACTTGCCCGCGGATGCGGGCTACACCGGCTACTCCGGCTACTCGGGCTACTCCGGCTACAATGGATTGGACACCAAGTACGGCAGCAATGGTGGCTACGTCTACTAG
- the LOC6725927 gene encoding RNA-binding protein 14, whose protein sequence is MHSFAILILGLASVGLVTPLSNTYLPPKVGAHSGYSAAASSSSGSYAAPAATYARRSHSVAAPSRQYLAPAASHGSYSSAGSSYAAPSVSHVSYSAPAASASASHSSYAAPSVSHGSYSSASRTSYSAPVAAPSRKYLAPAAVSHSSYSAPVVSHKSYSAPAVSHGSYSSSGGSSGSYSAPVASYSSYSAPAASHTSYSAPVAAPSRQYLAPAASSYSAPAVSSYSAPAVSSYSAPAVSHGSSYSTSSLSHGSYAAPSVSSKTYAAPAVSHVSYSGSSSGSGHGYGSGSSHGLLQGSGLRSGHGSSFGSSFGSGHKSGSYASNGGYEYRLKH, encoded by the exons ATG CACTCCTTTGCCATTCTGATTCTGGGCCTGGCCTCCGTGGGCCTGGTGACGCCATTGAGTAACACCTATCTGCCGCCAAAAGTGGGCGCCCACAGTGGATACAGTGCAGCGGCGTCCAGTTCCTCGGGATCGTATGCAGCTCCAGCGGCCACCTATGCACGCAGGTCCCACTCTGTGGCAGCTCCTTCCAGGCAGTACCTAGCTCCGGCTGCATCGCATGGTAGCTACAGCTCGGCTGGTTCCTCCTACGCCGCTCCATCTGTGTCCCATGTATCCTATTCCGCACCAGCTGCATCGGCATCTGCATCCCACAGCTCATATGCCGCCCCATCCGTATCACATGGATCGTACTCCTCTGCTTCCCGCACCAGCTACTCCGCTCCCGTGGCTGCTCCATCCAGGAAGTACCTGGCTCCAGCTGCAGTATCCCACAGCAGTTACTCCGCACCTGTCGTGTCCCACAAGAGCTATTCCGCTCCAGCCGTGTCGCATGGATCGTACTCCTCCTCGGGAGGTTCCAGTGGCTCATACTCAGCTCCAGTTGCATCGTATAGCTCCTATTCCGCTCCAGCTGCCTCCCACACGAGCTATTCCGCACCAGTGGCCGCTCCTTCCAGGCAATATCTCGCCCCGGCTGCCTCATCCTACTCCGCCCCAGCGGTATCATCCTACTCCGCTCCAGCGGTATCATCCTACTCCGCTCCAGCGGTATCCCACGGATCATCGTACTCCACTTCATCGCTATCCCATGGATCGTATGCCGCACCATCGGTTTCCAGCAAGACCTATGCCGCCCCAGCTGTCTCCCATGTGAGCTACTCGGGCTCCAGCTCAGGATCTGGCCACGGATACGGATCTGGCTCCAGCCATGGACTGCTTCAAGGATCGGGTCTGCGTTCTGGTCACGGATCTAGCTTTGGTTCCAGCTTCGGATCTGGACACAAATCGGGTTCCTACGCTTCCAATGGAGGCTACGAGTACCGCCTGAAGCATTGA
- the LOC27207869 gene encoding cuticle protein 16.5 isoform X3, with translation MKFFAILSLALLAVASADVSHLTNTYLPPHSGAASTSYESYQAAPVEAAASETYAAPAAAASTYESESYSAPAASFTSESYAAPAAVEAAVETAAEETYEQPAASYVAPVVTKTTYSAPAVSSYSSYSAPAVVAKTYTAPVVTKAYTAPAVVKTYSAPAVSTYSAPAVSGYSQTYTAPAVVKTYSAPAVSSYTAPAVVKTYSAPAVSTYTAPVVTKAYTAPVVTKTYTAPAVVKTYSAPAVSTYTAPAVSTYTAPAVSTYTAPVVTKTYSAPAVSSYSAPAVVSSYSGSSGTVYGSNGGYVY, from the exons ATG AAATTCTTCGCTATCCTCTCGCTCGCCCTTCTGGCTGTGGCCTCCGCCGATGTCAGCCACCTGACCAACACCTACCTGCCTCCCCACTCGGGCGCTGCATCCACCAGCTACGAGTCCTACCAGGCTGCTCCCGTCGAGGCCGCCGCCTCCGAGACCTATGCCGCTcccgccgccgctgcctccACCTACGAGAGCGAGTCCTACTCCGCCCCAGCTGCCTCCTTCACCAGCGAATCCTATGCCGCTCCAGCTGCCGTCGAGGCCGCCGTTGAGACCGCCGCTGAGGAGACCTACGAGCAGCCCGCTGCCAGCTATGTGGCTCCAGTGGTGACCAAGACCACCTACTCCGCCCCAGCTGtctcctcgtactcctcctaCTCCGCTCCCGCTGTGGTGGCCAAGACCTACACCGCTCCCGTGGTGACCAAGGCCTACACCGCTCCCGCTGTTGTGAAGACCTACTCGGCTCCTGCTGTGTCCACCTACTCTGCTCCTGCCGTGTCCGGATACTCTCAGACCTACACCGCTCCCGCTGTG GTCAAGACCTACTCCGCCCCAGCTGTCTCCAGCTACACCGCTCCTGCTGTGGTCAAGACCtactctgctcctgctgtgTCCACCTACACCGCCCCCGTGGTGACCAAGGCCTACACTGCTCCTGTGGTGACCAAGACCTACACCGCCCCCGCCGTGGTTAAGACCTACTCCGCCCCAGCTGTGTCCACCTACACCGCTCCAGCTGTATCCACCTACACCGCTCCCGCTGTGTCCACCTACACCGCCCCAGTGGTGACCAAGACCTACTCCGCTCCGGCTGTGTCCAGCTACTCGGCTCCCGCTGTGGTCAGCAGCTACTCCGGATCCTCCGGCACCGTGTACGGCTCCAACGGCGGATACGTCTACTAA
- the LOC27207869 gene encoding cuticle protein isoform X1, with protein MKFFAILSLALLAVASADVSHLTNTYLPPHSGAASTSYESYQAAPVEAAASETYAAPAAAASTYESESYSAPAASFTSESYAAPAAVEAAVETAAEETYEQPAASYVAPVVTKTTYSAPAVSSYSSYSAPAVVAKTYTAPVVTKAYTAPAVVKTYSAPAVSTYSAPAVSGYSQTYTAPAVVKTYSAPAVSSYTAPAVVKTYSAPAVSTYTAPVVTKTYTAPAVVKTYSAPAVSSYTAPAVVKTYSAPAVSTYTAPVVTKAYTAPVVTKTYTAPAVVKTYSAPAVSTYTAPAVSTYTAPAVSTYTAPVVTKTYSAPAVSSYSAPAVVSSYSGSSGTVYGSNGGYVY; from the exons ATG AAATTCTTCGCTATCCTCTCGCTCGCCCTTCTGGCTGTGGCCTCCGCCGATGTCAGCCACCTGACCAACACCTACCTGCCTCCCCACTCGGGCGCTGCATCCACCAGCTACGAGTCCTACCAGGCTGCTCCCGTCGAGGCCGCCGCCTCCGAGACCTATGCCGCTcccgccgccgctgcctccACCTACGAGAGCGAGTCCTACTCCGCCCCAGCTGCCTCCTTCACCAGCGAATCCTATGCCGCTCCAGCTGCCGTCGAGGCCGCCGTTGAGACCGCCGCTGAGGAGACCTACGAGCAGCCCGCTGCCAGCTATGTGGCTCCAGTGGTGACCAAGACCACCTACTCCGCCCCAGCTGtctcctcgtactcctcctaCTCCGCTCCCGCTGTGGTGGCCAAGACCTACACCGCTCCCGTGGTGACCAAGGCCTACACCGCTCCCGCTGTTGTGAAGACCTACTCGGCTCCTGCTGTGTCCACCTACTCTGCTCCTGCCGTGTCCGGATACTCTCAGACCTACACCGCTCCCGCTGTGGTCAAGACCTACTCCGCCCCAGCTGTCTCCAGCTACACCGCTCCCGCTGTGGTCAAGACCTACTCCGCCCCAGCTGTGTCCACCTACACCGCCCCCGTGGTGACCAAGACCTACACCGCTCCCGCTGTGGTCAAGACCTACTCCGCCCCAGCTGTCTCCAGCTACACCGCTCCTGCTGTGGTCAAGACCtactctgctcctgctgtgTCCACCTACACCGCCCCCGTGGTGACCAAGGCCTACACTGCTCCTGTGGTGACCAAGACCTACACCGCCCCCGCCGTGGTTAAGACCTACTCCGCCCCAGCTGTGTCCACCTACACCGCTCCAGCTGTATCCACCTACACCGCTCCCGCTGTGTCCACCTACACCGCCCCAGTGGTGACCAAGACCTACTCCGCTCCGGCTGTGTCCAGCTACTCGGCTCCCGCTGTGGTCAGCAGCTACTCCGGATCCTCCGGCACCGTGTACGGCTCCAACGGCGGATACGTCTACTAA
- the LOC27207869 gene encoding cuticle protein isoform X2: protein MKFFAILSLALLAVASADVSHLTNTYLPPHSGAASTSYESYQAAPVEAAASETYAAPAAAASTYESESYSAPAASFTSESYAAPAAVEAAVETAAEETYEQPAASYVAPVVTKTTYSAPAVSSYSSYSAPAVVAKTYTAPVVTKAYTAPAVVKTYSAPAVSTYSAPAVSGYSQTYTAPAVVKTYSAPAVSSYTAPAVVKTYSAPAVSTYTAPVVTKTYTAPAVVKTYSAPAVSTYTAPVVTKAYTAPVVTKTYTAPAVVKTYSAPAVSTYTAPAVSTYTAPAVSTYTAPVVTKTYSAPAVSSYSAPAVVSSYSGSSGTVYGSNGGYVY, encoded by the exons ATG AAATTCTTCGCTATCCTCTCGCTCGCCCTTCTGGCTGTGGCCTCCGCCGATGTCAGCCACCTGACCAACACCTACCTGCCTCCCCACTCGGGCGCTGCATCCACCAGCTACGAGTCCTACCAGGCTGCTCCCGTCGAGGCCGCCGCCTCCGAGACCTATGCCGCTcccgccgccgctgcctccACCTACGAGAGCGAGTCCTACTCCGCCCCAGCTGCCTCCTTCACCAGCGAATCCTATGCCGCTCCAGCTGCCGTCGAGGCCGCCGTTGAGACCGCCGCTGAGGAGACCTACGAGCAGCCCGCTGCCAGCTATGTGGCTCCAGTGGTGACCAAGACCACCTACTCCGCCCCAGCTGtctcctcgtactcctcctaCTCCGCTCCCGCTGTGGTGGCCAAGACCTACACCGCTCCCGTGGTGACCAAGGCCTACACCGCTCCCGCTGTTGTGAAGACCTACTCGGCTCCTGCTGTGTCCACCTACTCTGCTCCTGCCGTGTCCGGATACTCTCAGACCTACACCGCTCCCGCTGTGGTCAAGACCTACTCCGCCCCAGCTGTCTCCAGCTACACCGCTCCCGCTGTGGTCAAGACCTACTCCGCCCCAGCTGTGTCCACCTACACCGCCCCCGTGGTGACCAAGAC CTACACCGCTCCTGCTGTGGTCAAGACCtactctgctcctgctgtgTCCACCTACACCGCCCCCGTGGTGACCAAGGCCTACACTGCTCCTGTGGTGACCAAGACCTACACCGCCCCCGCCGTGGTTAAGACCTACTCCGCCCCAGCTGTGTCCACCTACACCGCTCCAGCTGTATCCACCTACACCGCTCCCGCTGTGTCCACCTACACCGCCCCAGTGGTGACCAAGACCTACTCCGCTCCGGCTGTGTCCAGCTACTCGGCTCCCGCTGTGGTCAGCAGCTACTCCGGATCCTCCGGCACCGTGTACGGCTCCAACGGCGGATACGTCTACTAA
- the LOC6725926 gene encoding uncharacterized protein LOC6725926 — protein sequence MWTKSSAVIVAMALLASTGAQPVSQTGIETMLTNVTTSRPKLVIEEMEPMRYHFITEHRPTSLGQNYYIKPGQPVGSVTLDSDTLQVRHDQDDGKPVASKHNILFVAYAKDLAQKSRQRK from the coding sequence ATGTGGACCAAGTCAAGTGCTGTCATCGTTGCAATGGCGCTGCTAGCTTCAACTGGCGCCCAACCGGTGAGCCAGACGGGAATAGAAACGATGCTCACCAATGTGACCACAAGCAGACCCAAGCTGGTGATCGAGGAGATGGAACCGATGCGTTATCACTTCATCACCGAGCATCGACCCACTTCGCTGGGTCAGAACTACTACATCAAGCCGGGTCAGCCGGTGGGCAGTGTTACCCTGGACTCGGACACCCTGCAGGTACGACACGACCAGGATGACGGCAAGCCGGTGGCCAGCAAGCACAACATCCTGTTCGTGGCCTACGCCAAGGATCTGGCCCAAAAGTCCAGACAGCGGAAGTGA